The following is a genomic window from Clostridium sp..
ATACATGGCAGATGAAACGACATCACAATTACCGTTTTTTAATTCAAGCAATAGGCTATTAAATGTTGCCTGCACAAACTGCACCTTATTAATCCCTAATTTTTTGGCAATAGCTGTTGTAATCTCTGCATCCACTCCTTTATATTGTTTTGTATCTACATCAATAAAACCAAATGGGGCAGTTCCAGTGCCTGCTACAACAATATAGCCTCTCTCTTTAATTTTTTTCAGTGTTTCAGACTCGCCACTATTTGTATTGCTCTTTGAATCATTGCCAGCAGTTGAACATCCTCCCAGAATAGTCATGGATAAAACAAATGCCAACATCAATACTGTAATTTTCTTAAATTTGTTCATTACTTTTCCTCCCTTGTATAATCTTTAATTTTCTTTAATATACTCACTTATTTTTAGATTTTTAAAATTGACAAAATAAAATTTATGGATATAATTTATATTTGTAAGATATACTGGAATTTTGATTCGGTCCGTATAAACAAAGTGTATATTATGGAAATACGTTTGGCAGTGGATTTTCATAATAGGTAAAGTACCTTAACTTTATGTGTTTTAGGATCGTCTTCTCTATTCCTGGTTTATGTCAAAATAATGTAATCTAAAAAACAAGTGGATAATCTATATTTAAAAAATTGATTATCAAATACAGTAAATGCTTGTAGATTATTAATTTATTGCTATGTTATTTGTGAAATTATTAAATAACATGTATATAATTTATCATATTATAATAGGAATTCATATGTCCACCGTGTACAAATATATATTGTCATATTTGTGCACACTTTTATATAAATATAATTAATTTCTAATTCTCAATAGTCTTAAAAATATGCCTATTCTCATGGAAAGTTTTATATTAAATACAGTTTCTTCATTTTTTAAATCGCAGTCCAGTATTTCCTCTATCCTTTTGATCCTGTATTTCATTGTATTTCTATGCAAATATAATTCTTCAGCGGTATTTCCCAAATTTCTATTATTTTTTAAATAGGCATCCAACGTTTTAACTAAATTTGAAGAATTTTTTTCATCATATTCCTTTAGCTTCATCAAATTTTCATCAAATAATCTTCTCATCTCTTTATATGAATTCATTTCAAAAAATAATCTGAATACACCAAGATCTTTATAATTTACAATACAATTATTCCTACTAAATTTCTTTGCTATCTCAAGTGACTTTCTCGCCTCCAAAATAACAGTTTTAAATTTTCCCAGCTCTTTACACATTCCTCCTATTCCTATACTTACCGTAATAGGTTTCGATTTTTCGTTGATTTCAGCTTTTATGGACTCTGCAATATGTATCATTTTACTTTCAACTGTATTATCATCTGCGCTTTTTTCATCCTTGTCCAAAGATACCATTATAAAAAAGGCATCACTTTGAACAACGCAAAAATATTTTCTGTTATTTTTATGTATTACTCCTTCAATAATAGCCTGAATTCTGCTTTTTATTTCAACAATAGTATTTTCATCATACAGCTCATTGCTTTTTAAAAATAAATTAAAATCATCAATATCAACTACCAGTGCACAATAATATGCATCTACATTATATCCATATAAAATAGCTCTGTTTAATATTTCATCAGTAATATCTATATTCTCAAAAATTATTTCCTTCATAAAATTATTCATGAACTGTTTTTGAGCATTCTTAGTAAAAATTGTCCTGCAGATATTTTGAGTTACATCTATAAGCCTTACCTGAAATGGCAATTCAAATATGGGGAAGTCAATCTTATTTGCAAGTTCTATTACTTTTTCAGGTGTTGATTTTATATAGGGTCCTACATTTATAACGAGTCCGGACAGTTTTCTCATATTTATATCATTAACAAATTTAAGCAGTTTCTCAACATTGTCTCCTATAGCAATACCTGTTATAAACAGAAGTTCTCCCCCTTTTACATAGTTGACCGCATCCGGTATTTCAATTACATGAACCCAGCTGATTATCCTGTCCAGTCCGCCGCTTCCCGCTACTATTTTCATTTCTTCAAGTCCAGGAAGATTCAATATACTTCTGCAGGTTACAAACATATTATTCATCTCCATAAAAAATTATGTATGTTAATTTTAATATTAATACCTGTTGAATATTATTAATTATATAAAATAAAGTACTATTTTATTATAATATAACAAAATAGTACATAAAACAATTACTTTCTATTTATTTTTATCATTTATAAGCTGATGCAGTTTCAAAATTGCCCTGCTTATTCCTCCCACCTCATCAATAAGTCCCTCATCTACTGCTTCTTTTCCTATAAGCATGGTCCCTACGTCATTTAACAGTTCATCAGTTTTTGACATCATTTCATGCAGCTTTTCTTCGGTAATATTTGATGTCCTGACTATAAATTCATTTATTCTGTCCTGTATCTTGTTAAAATACTCAAAAGTCTGATGTACACCTATTATCATTCCATTCATTCTCACAGGATGTACTATCATAGTTGCAGATGGCGAAATAAAGGAATAATCCGAACTTGTAGCCAGCGGCACCCCAATAGAATGGCCACCGCCTATTACCAGTGAAACAGTGGCCTTACTGAGACTGTTTATCATTTCAGCTATTGCAAGTCCTGCCTCCACATCTCCTCCCACGGTATTTAAAATTACAAGAACACCTTTTGTCTGCATGTTTTTTTCAATGGAAATAAGCTGTGGTATAACATGTTCATATTTTGTAGTCTTCGTCTGGGGAGGAAGTACTTCATGTCCCTCTATCTGTCCTATTATTGGCAGTATCTCAATCCCGTCTCTGGAGTCTTCAAGTGTCTCCCTTCCAAATTCCCTTATATTCTGTCTTCTATTTTCATCACCTGCTGAAGCTGTATTTTCTTCTTTATCTATCATAATATCTCCTCCATACTCAAAATGTGTATAGTATATTTTGTGCATAGGGGAAATTCAATATTCATTAAAACAATTTAATTTTTATTGAGGTTAAAGCCGCTGTGAAGTGCATTTATTGCCTTGTCTTCCATTCTGCTTTCCACAAGACACCATATTGTTGTGTGTGAATCTGCTGTCTGTAATACCTGTATATTCTCTCTTGAAAGTATTTTTAGTATCTTTGCCATTACCCCGGGAATTCCTCTCATTCCACTTCCTATAACTGCAATTTTTGTACAATCACTTATAAGTGAATACTTCAAGCCCAGATTTTCCATGACAATTTTGAAACTGTCAAGATCGCTTTCATCTATAGTGAATACTTTTTCCTTTGGAAATACATTTATCAGATCTATGCTTATTAAATTATTGGCCAGTTCATCCAGTATATTATAATAATTTTCATTATCGGCATTATTGCTGTGCTCCACTGTAACCTGAACTCTATTTTTCATGGAAGTTATTCCACTTATAAGCTTGTGTTGATTTTCCATGACGGAATTGCTGATTATAGTTCCCCTGCTGTTATTGAGGGTGTTTTTAATAACCAAAGGTATATTACTGTTCATGGCAAGTTTTACAGCCCTTGGATGTATAACCTTTGCCCCCTGGTCTGCAAGCTGGAACACTTCATTATAGCTTATTTCTTCAATCAAAGAAGCATCAGCTACTATCCTGGGATCTGCAGTCATTATTCCATCTACATCCGTATATATTTCTACACTCTCGGCATTCAGTGCATTTCCCAAAATCACTGCTGTAACATCACTCCCACCTCTTCCAAGAGTTGTCATAAAACCATTTTTAGTCATGCCCTGGAAACCGGCCACTACCGGAATTTTATCATCATCTATAATTCTATACAACTTTTCAGGGTTTACATCCGTTACCGATGCATCATTGTAATTGTCATCAGTAATTATAGATGCCTGTCCTCCCGTTACAGGGACAGCATTGAATCCCCTCTTTGAGATCTCATCTGACATGACCACAGTACTTATAATTTCCCCACAGCTCATTATCAGATCAGAAGCCAGCCTATTCTTATGTTTAAATTCACCGCTTATAAGAGAGAGAAGTGTGTCCGTGGCATAGGGCTGGCCCTTTCTTCCCATTGCCGATACTACAACTACAGGACTATATCCTCTTTTTTTTGCATCTATCACCCTGCCTGCAACATTTTCTCTTCTTTCATGCGTAGAAACAGAAGTTCCTCCGAATTTTTGAACCAATATCTTCATAATTTATCCCTCACTGTGTTACTCATTTTATAAAATTGATTTTACAATCATATATTCCTTACTATTTTATTCTCAAAAAGTTGAATTGTTAATGGGTTTTCTTCAAATTTTTTTCCTCTGCATCTATTATTATAGTTTTAGCACCTATTTTCTTAACACAATCCCAGGGTACTTCCATAAATTCATTTTTTCCGAAGATACCTAATTTTGATCTTGTATTATTCAAAAGCAGTATTTTCATGCTTCCATTTTCATCTATGATTATATCATTATTGCCAAGACAATTGAATCTTTCACCATCATTTACATTTATAATCTCATATCTTTCTATTTCACTGTAGAATTTTATATTATCGCTCAAAAAAACGCCCCCTTAAATCCATTGTATAATTTATATTAAATACTATGAATTTAAAGCAGGTGTTATTACTAAACCTCAGCACTATTTCCGAAATTAAATGGATTGCTACATTTATCAAGTAAATTCTCCACTATATCAATATCCACACTTTCACCTACTAATGCAGAATTTTTTATACCTTTTCCAAAGGTCTTATCCATTACCTCCCGCAATTTGCACTCATCAATTTTGTCTATCTTATCCATTATCTCCTTAGGAGTACTTACCTTGTTCAGAAATAATACGGATTTACCATTATTAAACATTCTGCTTGTGGTACTCTCCATTCCAAGTATGTAATTTCCCTTCAACTGCTCCTTTATCTTGTCAAGCTTTTTATTTCCAAGTCCATTCTCTACAAACTTGCTTATTTCCTCATTTATTATACTTACTGCATCATATATGTATTTCGGATTCAAACCTGTATATATGCTTATTGCACCTACATTGTTGAATGAAGAAATATAGGAATATATAGAGTAGCAAAGTGATTTTTCTTCTCTGATCTTTTGGAATAAAATAGAAGATGCGCCTCCCCCTAGTATGTTACTCAACAGAAGCAATGTATATAAATCATCATTTCCATTTTCTATTCCCTCTATTCCAAGTGTCAGATGTATCTGTTCTATGTTTTTTTTTCTAAAAAGATGATTGTTTTGAAATTCAGGTGTTGAATATGTAAAATTCTCTATACCATCATTGTTCCAGCGTCCAAAATACTCCTCTACTATATCCTCAATGCTGTTCAAGTCAAATTTGCCGCATATGGATATAATGGAATTTTCCGGTGTATAATGACGGTGTATATAATCAAGGAGTTGCTTTCTATCAAATGACATGACATTTTCTCTCGTACCCAGTATTGGATATGATATTGAATCCTCTCCCCATATTGCCTTGCTGTGCAAGTCGGAAAGCACTTCTTCAGGTGAATCCTCTTCCATATTTATTTCTTCAATTACGACACTCTTTTCTCTTTCCATGTCATCATGGGAAAACCTGCTATTGAATATCATGTCCGATATAACATCAAGGGCCAATCTCAAGTGGGAATCCAGTACTTTTACATAAAAACATGTAGCTTCCCTGCCTGTAAAAGCATTTATCTGTCCGCCGACTTCTTCTACACACTCAGCAATATCGAAGGCGCTCCTGTTTTCAGTACCTTTAAAAAACATGTGTTCTATAAAATGTGATATTCCATTTTCAGATATACTCTCGTTTCGAGATCCATTTTTGACCCATAGACCTACACTCACTGAATTCACATAACCTATGTCTTCTACGACTACTCTCAATCCATTATTCAGCTTGAATATCTTATACATGGATTACACTCCTTTATAAATTTATATTTTTTAAATAAGCCAATTGAAAGAAAATAAAAAGGCACTTGAGCCCTTCTATTTTTTATTCCTCTTTTATTTCCTTTTTTTCAGAATCCTTTTTTTCAGAATCCTTTTTTTCAGAATCCTTTATTGCATCTTTTCTTGAAAGATTTACTCTTCCCTGATTATCTATTTCTATTACTTTCACGAGTATTTCATCACCTATTGAAACTATATCTTCAACTTTATTAACTCTCTTGAAATCAAGTTTTGATATATGAACGAGTCCCTCTCTGCCCGGAAGTATCTCGACAAAAGCGCCGAAGTTGGTAATCTTGGTTACCTTTCCCAGATAAATTTCCCCTACTTTTACTTCCCTTGTCAGATCATCTATCATCTTCAATGCCTTCCTGTCTGCAGCTACATCATCTGACATGACAAATATTTTTCCATCTTCTTTTATGTCTATTTTCACACCGGTTTCAGCAATGATTTTGTTTATGATCTTGCCTCCTGCTCCTATTACATCCCTTATCTTGTCAGGATCTATATTTGTGGTAAAAGTCTTTGGAGCATATTCTGAAAGGTCTTTCCTAGGTTCTTTTATACAAGCATCAATTTTTTCAAGTATGAACAATCTTGCCGTTCTAGCTCTGTATAAAGTCTCCTCTATACACTTCAATGAAAGTCCATGTATCTTTGTATCAAACTGAATGGCAGTTATTCCTGCTTCAGTTCCTCCAACTTTAAAATCCATGTCTCCAAAGAAGTCCTCTATTCCCTGTATATCTGTCAATATCTTTTCCTGTGATAAATCATCACTTGTTACAAGTCCAATAGCTATCCCTGCAGCAGGCCTTTTAATTGGAACTCCTGCATCCAAAAGCGCCAGGGTACTTGCACATATACTTGCCTGTGAAGTCGATCCATTTGAACTCAAAACTTCCGATACAAGTCTTATTGTATATGGGAATTCTTCTTCAGGTGGAATAAGCGGTATAAGCGCTTTTTCTGCCAATGCTCCATGTCCAATCTCTCTTCTTCCCGGCCCTCTAAGAGGTCTTGTTTCACCTGTACTATAGGAAGGGAAATTATAATGGTGTATATATCGTTTCGAATCTTCGGAACTTATCCCATCCAGCACCTGGGCATCTCCCAGTGCTCCAAGGGTTGCAACAGTAAGAACCTGAGTCAGTCCTCTTGTAAATAATCCCGTACCATGAGTTCTAGGTAAAATTGAAACTTCACAGCTTATAGGCCTTATTTCGTCAAATTTTCTTTCATCCGGTCTTCTGTTTTCGTTCAGGATCATGTTTCTTACTATTTCCTTTTGAAGTCTGTATAATATGTCTGCAATATCACTTTTGATATCACCTTCATAATCCGGATGGGAATTTTTGAACTTGTCATCTTTAGTAAACTCATCGCTTAATTTTTCCTTCACTTCATCCAATGCTCTATTTCTTTCATCTTTATCAGTTATATACATTGCCTTCTTTACCATATCAAAGGAAAAATCTCTAACTTCTTTTTCAAGGACTTCATCCACTTTATACAATTCCGGAATATCCTTTTTCTTTCCATATTTGTTCATCACTTCTTCTTGGAATAAAGCTATTTTTTTACACTCTTCAAATCCAAACTTTATAGCTTCATACATCACAGCCTCAGGTATTTCGTCTCCTCCGGCTTCAACCATCATTACCCTGTCCTTGGTTGCACATACAGTGAGATTCAGTGTACTCTTTTCTCTTTCTTCAAGCTTGGGATTTATTACAAAGTTTTCATCTACTATTCCAACAGAAACGGCTCCAACCGGAGTATTGAATGGAATGCTCGACAGGCATAGTGCAAGAGATGCTCCATTTATAGCGAGTATGTCAGGCTGGTTGTCTTGTTCTACGGACAGTATCGTACATACTACCTGAACGTCATTTCTATATCCTTTGGGGAACAGCGGCCTAAGTGGTCTGTCTATTGCCCTCGCATGCAGTATTGCTTTATCAGTAGGCTTACCTTCCCTTTTTATAAAACCTCCCGGAATTTTTCCAACAGAATACAATCTTTCTTCATATTCTATACTTAACGGGAAAAAGTCAATTCCGTCCCTTGGCTTATCAGAAGAATTTGCGTTTACCAAAACAACAGTATCGCCATAACTTATTAAAATAGCACAGTTAGAAAGCATTCCAACCTTGCCATAATCAACTTTTAAAGTCCTTCCTGCAACTGTAGTTTGAAAAATTTCACTCATTGAATTACCTCCTTTACGATCCAATCACAATAACCTTTAAAATAATAGAGCGGTTCAGAGCCGCTCTTAAAGTTATTTTCTTAAATTTAATTCTTTTATAATAGCACGATATCTTTCAATATCCTGTTTAATTAAATAATTAAGAAGGCCCCTTCTCTTACCAACCATCATTAAAAGACCTCTTCTTGAATGATGATCTTTCTTGTGAATCTTCAAATGCTCGTTCAAATGATTGATTCTGTTGGTAAGAAGTGCAATTTGTACTTCAGGTGATCCTGTATCACCTTCATGTCTTGCATACTTCTTCATTATTTCATCTTTAACTGCCTTTTCCATTTTTGTAACACCTCCAAATTGTTAATCCCCTCTATTCCAAGAAAACCGTCGGCAAGTCGAATTCCTTAGCATAGGGATCACGTCTGTAATTATAGCAAATAAAACTACTATTGTAAATTAATTTTCAAAAATTAAATTTTTAAGCTTTTACTATATGCATAGTCTCTGTCATGCTCCAACTGTTTTATCAATCCATCCAAAGTTTTAAACTTGATCTCATCTCTAATTCTCTCTATAAAATATATACTAAGCTTTTTATCATATACATCACCGCTGAAATCCAGAATATTTGTTTCAACACTTAGGGCATTGTCATTGGTAGTAGGATTATATCCTACGTTTGTTATCCCTCTGTAATATTTACTATTCAATTTTACAATAGTAAAATACACACCTTCTTTTGGTACGAGGAATTTTTTGTTAAAGCTTATATTTGCCGTTGGAAACCCAAGTTTCTTTCCAAGATGCTTTCCCTGAATTACAGATCCACACATCATAAAAGGCCTTGTAAGCATATCTCTCGCCCTCTTCATATCTCCCATTTCAGATATTGTCTCTCTTATAAGTGAACTGGATACAGTTTTGTCTTCATATTTTACTGGTGGAATTACATCCAGAGAAAATCCATATTTCAGGCTCAATTTTCGCAGCAAATTTATATTTCCCATATTTTTATAGCCAAATTTGTAATTGAATCCTACTACAATTCCAAGAGCATTGTAATTTTTAATCAGGTTTACCACGAAATCCTCCGAACTCATTTTCATAAATTCACTGTTGAAATTGGCCATATTTATTATGTCCAATCCAGTATTTTTTAATACCTCAAGCTTGTTTTCATTGCTCATCAGTATCTTGGGCCCTGCATTCTTATTGATTACCGCCCTCGGATGGAATTTGAAAGTAAATACCATACTCTTTGCATTATTTTTTTTTGCAAGATCTATTGCTTTTTCCACAAGCCTCATATGACCAAGATGAAGGCCATCAAAGCTTCCCAGAGCTATATACGTTTTTTCTTCTAAATATGTTTTAAAATTATCCTCTATAACTATCATGGTTAATTACCCCGAATCAATAACTTTATCATTTTAAATCCAATATCTTTTTTATTCATGCCAATGCCAATAAAATTATTTTCACCTATATAGACCTTATATAGTATATTTTCTTCCACTTTGTTTAAAAAATTTTTATCATGTATTATAATACCATTTAATACGTGTTTTTCAAATTGCGCTCCTACATGTAGAGAAGGATATCTGGACAGTACATCTTCCATCGGAATTAAATATTTAAAAATACTGTCTTTATCCAGTTCTGAAATAGGAACTGATTCCAAAATGTCAAATTTACCTGTATGGGTTCTCACAAGGTCCCACATAGTACCTCCACATCCAAGCTTGCATCCGATATCATGACAAAGACTTCTTATATAAGTGCCTTTGGAACATTTTACCTTAATTGTAACATAAGGCAATTTCAATTCTAGTATTTCCATATTATGTATAACAATATTTCTGCTCTTTCGTTCAATTTCTATACCCTTCCTCGCAAGCTCATACAATCTTCTGCCATTCACCTTGAGTGCAGAGTACATCGGAGGTACCTGCTGTATATTTCCCACAAAACTCATAACTGCGTTTTCTACTTCATCTCTACTTGCATCTACCCTTTTTTCGGAAAGTATCTTCCCATACTTATCATAGGTATCTGTTTCAATTCCAAGTTTCAATCTGGCAATATATATCTTCTCATCCTTCATTATGTAATCCACCAATTTTGTAGCATGACCAATACATATTGGGAGTACCCCTGAAGCTCCAGGATCAAGAGTTC
Proteins encoded in this region:
- a CDS encoding M16 family metallopeptidase, with translation MYKIFKLNNGLRVVVEDIGYVNSVSVGLWVKNGSRNESISENGISHFIEHMFFKGTENRSAFDIAECVEEVGGQINAFTGREATCFYVKVLDSHLRLALDVISDMIFNSRFSHDDMEREKSVVIEEINMEEDSPEEVLSDLHSKAIWGEDSISYPILGTRENVMSFDRKQLLDYIHRHYTPENSIISICGKFDLNSIEDIVEEYFGRWNNDGIENFTYSTPEFQNNHLFRKKNIEQIHLTLGIEGIENGNDDLYTLLLLSNILGGGASSILFQKIREEKSLCYSIYSYISSFNNVGAISIYTGLNPKYIYDAVSIINEEISKFVENGLGNKKLDKIKEQLKGNYILGMESTTSRMFNNGKSVLFLNKVSTPKEIMDKIDKIDECKLREVMDKTFGKGIKNSALVGESVDIDIVENLLDKCSNPFNFGNSAEV
- a CDS encoding PucR family transcriptional regulator translates to MEMNNMFVTCRSILNLPGLEEMKIVAGSGGLDRIISWVHVIEIPDAVNYVKGGELLFITGIAIGDNVEKLLKFVNDINMRKLSGLVINVGPYIKSTPEKVIELANKIDFPIFELPFQVRLIDVTQNICRTIFTKNAQKQFMNNFMKEIIFENIDITDEILNRAILYGYNVDAYYCALVVDIDDFNLFLKSNELYDENTIVEIKSRIQAIIEGVIHKNNRKYFCVVQSDAFFIMVSLDKDEKSADDNTVESKMIHIAESIKAEINEKSKPITVSIGIGGMCKELGKFKTVILEARKSLEIAKKFSRNNCIVNYKDLGVFRLFFEMNSYKEMRRLFDENLMKLKEYDEKNSSNLVKTLDAYLKNNRNLGNTAEELYLHRNTMKYRIKRIEEILDCDLKNEETVFNIKLSMRIGIFLRLLRIRN
- the truB gene encoding tRNA pseudouridine(55) synthase TruB; translated protein: MDGILNINKPVGMSSFDVVKSVRAVSGTKKVGHAGTLDPGASGVLPICIGHATKLVDYIMKDEKIYIARLKLGIETDTYDKYGKILSEKRVDASRDEVENAVMSFVGNIQQVPPMYSALKVNGRRLYELARKGIEIERKSRNIVIHNMEILELKLPYVTIKVKCSKGTYIRSLCHDIGCKLGCGGTMWDLVRTHTGKFDILESVPISELDKDSIFKYLIPMEDVLSRYPSLHVGAQFEKHVLNGIIIHDKNFLNKVEENILYKVYIGENNFIGIGMNKKDIGFKMIKLLIRGN
- the rpsO gene encoding 30S ribosomal protein S15 — translated: MEKAVKDEIMKKYARHEGDTGSPEVQIALLTNRINHLNEHLKIHKKDHHSRRGLLMMVGKRRGLLNYLIKQDIERYRAIIKELNLRK
- a CDS encoding ClpP family protease encodes the protein MIDKEENTASAGDENRRQNIREFGRETLEDSRDGIEILPIIGQIEGHEVLPPQTKTTKYEHVIPQLISIEKNMQTKGVLVILNTVGGDVEAGLAIAEMINSLSKATVSLVIGGGHSIGVPLATSSDYSFISPSATMIVHPVRMNGMIIGVHQTFEYFNKIQDRINEFIVRTSNITEEKLHEMMSKTDELLNDVGTMLIGKEAVDEGLIDEVGGISRAILKLHQLINDKNK
- a CDS encoding YlmC/YmxH family sporulation protein; the encoded protein is MSDNIKFYSEIERYEIINVNDGERFNCLGNNDIIIDENGSMKILLLNNTRSKLGIFGKNEFMEVPWDCVKKIGAKTIIIDAEEKNLKKTH
- a CDS encoding polyribonucleotide nucleotidyltransferase, which produces MSEIFQTTVAGRTLKVDYGKVGMLSNCAILISYGDTVVLVNANSSDKPRDGIDFFPLSIEYEERLYSVGKIPGGFIKREGKPTDKAILHARAIDRPLRPLFPKGYRNDVQVVCTILSVEQDNQPDILAINGASLALCLSSIPFNTPVGAVSVGIVDENFVINPKLEEREKSTLNLTVCATKDRVMMVEAGGDEIPEAVMYEAIKFGFEECKKIALFQEEVMNKYGKKKDIPELYKVDEVLEKEVRDFSFDMVKKAMYITDKDERNRALDEVKEKLSDEFTKDDKFKNSHPDYEGDIKSDIADILYRLQKEIVRNMILNENRRPDERKFDEIRPISCEVSILPRTHGTGLFTRGLTQVLTVATLGALGDAQVLDGISSEDSKRYIHHYNFPSYSTGETRPLRGPGRREIGHGALAEKALIPLIPPEEEFPYTIRLVSEVLSSNGSTSQASICASTLALLDAGVPIKRPAAGIAIGLVTSDDLSQEKILTDIQGIEDFFGDMDFKVGGTEAGITAIQFDTKIHGLSLKCIEETLYRARTARLFILEKIDACIKEPRKDLSEYAPKTFTTNIDPDKIRDVIGAGGKIINKIIAETGVKIDIKEDGKIFVMSDDVAADRKALKMIDDLTREVKVGEIYLGKVTKITNFGAFVEILPGREGLVHISKLDFKRVNKVEDIVSIGDEILVKVIEIDNQGRVNLSRKDAIKDSEKKDSEKKDSEKKEIKEE
- a CDS encoding bifunctional riboflavin kinase/FAD synthetase, with protein sequence MIVIEDNFKTYLEEKTYIALGSFDGLHLGHMRLVEKAIDLAKKNNAKSMVFTFKFHPRAVINKNAGPKILMSNENKLEVLKNTGLDIINMANFNSEFMKMSSEDFVVNLIKNYNALGIVVGFNYKFGYKNMGNINLLRKLSLKYGFSLDVIPPVKYEDKTVSSSLIRETISEMGDMKRARDMLTRPFMMCGSVIQGKHLGKKLGFPTANISFNKKFLVPKEGVYFTIVKLNSKYYRGITNVGYNPTTNDNALSVETNILDFSGDVYDKKLSIYFIERIRDEIKFKTLDGLIKQLEHDRDYAYSKSLKI
- the dapG gene encoding aspartate kinase translates to MKILVQKFGGTSVSTHERRENVAGRVIDAKKRGYSPVVVVSAMGRKGQPYATDTLLSLISGEFKHKNRLASDLIMSCGEIISTVVMSDEISKRGFNAVPVTGGQASIITDDNYNDASVTDVNPEKLYRIIDDDKIPVVAGFQGMTKNGFMTTLGRGGSDVTAVILGNALNAESVEIYTDVDGIMTADPRIVADASLIEEISYNEVFQLADQGAKVIHPRAVKLAMNSNIPLVIKNTLNNSRGTIISNSVMENQHKLISGITSMKNRVQVTVEHSNNADNENYYNILDELANNLISIDLINVFPKEKVFTIDESDLDSFKIVMENLGLKYSLISDCTKIAVIGSGMRGIPGVMAKILKILSRENIQVLQTADSHTTIWCLVESRMEDKAINALHSGFNLNKN